A genomic segment from Candidatus Anaeroferrophillus wilburensis encodes:
- a CDS encoding aminotransferase class V-fold PLP-dependent enzyme, producing MIYLDNGATSFPKPPAVMEAMTRYATAVGASPGRSGHRLAADAGRLVFQARELAASLLKAPDSSRIIFTKNATEALNLAILGLARSGSRILTTTIEHNSVIRPLRYLEQQGQIILDLIPVNPEGEVSFEVLQQLLNKHTYQLAIINHGSNVTGSISPLQEIIPLFRKQEITVIVDGAQTAGAIPIDMDDLDIDIFCFTGHKSLLGPQGTGGLYLKSGINPLPLIRGGTGSRSEAEYQPEFLPDYYESGTPNTIGLAGLAAGLDFVNKSTVAAIHRHEYALTRHLCEELKNIPGLTLHGPPVGKDRLPVISFTIDHLAPSEIGFHLDRQYDMMVRVGLHCAPLAHKTIGTFPRGTVRLTPGYFNTMEEMEKTARAIRQIAGSSR from the coding sequence ATGATCTACCTGGACAACGGCGCCACTTCATTTCCCAAACCACCGGCAGTCATGGAGGCCATGACCCGCTACGCAACGGCCGTCGGTGCCAGTCCCGGACGTTCCGGCCACCGCCTGGCAGCCGATGCCGGACGGCTGGTTTTCCAGGCCCGTGAACTGGCTGCCAGTCTCCTGAAAGCACCTGATTCCAGCCGCATCATCTTCACCAAGAACGCCACTGAAGCCTTGAACCTGGCAATCCTCGGCCTGGCCCGCAGCGGCAGCCGCATACTGACCACGACCATTGAACACAACTCCGTCATCCGCCCGTTGCGCTATCTGGAGCAGCAAGGACAGATAATCCTCGACCTGATCCCGGTCAATCCTGAGGGGGAAGTATCGTTTGAGGTTCTCCAGCAGCTCCTTAACAAGCACACCTATCAGCTGGCCATCATCAATCACGGCTCCAACGTTACCGGCAGCATCAGTCCTCTGCAAGAGATCATCCCCCTTTTCAGGAAGCAGGAGATCACGGTCATTGTTGACGGCGCCCAGACAGCCGGTGCCATCCCCATCGATATGGATGATCTGGATATTGATATTTTTTGTTTTACCGGCCACAAAAGTCTTTTGGGGCCCCAAGGGACCGGCGGACTGTACCTCAAAAGCGGCATCAATCCCCTGCCCCTGATCCGGGGAGGAACCGGCAGCCGCTCGGAAGCCGAATATCAACCGGAGTTTCTCCCTGATTATTATGAAAGCGGCACTCCCAACACCATTGGCCTGGCAGGGCTGGCGGCCGGGCTGGACTTCGTCAATAAAAGTACGGTGGCAGCAATTCATCGCCACGAATATGCTTTAACCCGGCACCTTTGTGAAGAACTGAAAAACATCCCCGGACTCACCCTGCACGGCCCGCCAGTGGGAAAAGACCGCCTGCCGGTCATCTCCTTTACTATCGACCACCTGGCCCCCTCTGAAATCGGCTTTCACCTGGATCGGCAGTACGACATGATGGTCCGGGTCGGCCTGCACTGCGCCCCGCTGGCGCATAAAACCATTGGCACCTTCCCCCGGGGAACCGTCCGCCTGACTCCTGGCTATTTCAATACCATGGAGGAGATGGAAAAGACGGCCAGAGCAATCCGGCAGATCGCCGGATCTTCACGTTGA
- the fsa gene encoding fructose-6-phosphate aldolase, producing MEFFIDTANLEEIRQASDYGLVDGVTTNPSLVAKEGGDFIAMLAEISALVSGPVSAEVISLKADEMVAEAEKLVVLGDNIVIKIPMTAEGLKAVKILADRGIKTNVTLIFSPLQALLAAKAGATYVSPFVGRLDDIAADGMELVQQIALIFDNYGYQTKIIVASIRHPQHVLAAAEMGADVATIPFKVMMQLAKHPLTDIGIEKFLADWENASSR from the coding sequence ATGGAATTTTTTATTGATACTGCCAACTTGGAAGAGATCAGACAGGCTAGTGACTATGGTCTGGTTGATGGGGTGACCACCAATCCATCCCTGGTTGCCAAGGAGGGCGGAGATTTTATCGCGATGCTCGCTGAGATCAGTGCCCTGGTTTCCGGGCCGGTCAGTGCTGAGGTCATTTCCCTTAAGGCCGATGAAATGGTGGCTGAAGCAGAAAAACTGGTCGTGCTTGGTGACAATATTGTAATTAAGATTCCCATGACTGCAGAAGGGCTAAAGGCGGTAAAGATTCTTGCCGATAGGGGCATAAAGACCAATGTTACCTTGATTTTTTCCCCTCTTCAGGCGTTGCTGGCTGCCAAGGCCGGGGCTACCTATGTCAGTCCTTTTGTTGGTCGGCTGGATGATATTGCCGCTGACGGCATGGAACTGGTGCAGCAGATAGCTCTGATTTTTGATAATTACGGCTACCAGACCAAAATTATTGTGGCCAGCATTCGCCACCCCCAGCATGTGCTGGCGGCAGCTGAAATGGGGGCCGACGTGGCAACCATACCGTTCAAAGTGATGATGCAGTTGGCCAAACATCCGCTGACCGATATTGGCATTGAGAAGTTTCTGGCTGATTGGGAGAATGCCTCTTCCCGCTAG
- the folK gene encoding 2-amino-4-hydroxy-6-hydroxymethyldihydropteridine diphosphokinase, with product MSVYIGFGTNLGDRLGYIKQALEQIAALPETRIIQVSSIYETAPVGFADQGNFLNGVCRLATSLSPDALLQALLAIEDHLGRVRTVRWGPRTIDLDILFYGDLIIRQSKLTIPHPAIADRGFVLYPLQEIAASFIHPELGESIASLVCHFQQRHQGEVPPVVVLQKVILNTVSCG from the coding sequence TTGTCTGTTTACATTGGTTTTGGCACCAACCTTGGTGATCGCCTGGGATATATTAAACAGGCATTGGAGCAGATTGCGGCGCTTCCCGAAACCAGAATAATCCAGGTTTCTTCCATTTACGAAACGGCCCCGGTGGGATTTGCGGATCAGGGAAACTTCCTCAACGGTGTCTGTCGTCTCGCAACGTCCCTATCCCCTGATGCTCTCCTGCAAGCACTCCTCGCGATCGAAGATCATTTAGGCCGGGTTCGTACCGTTCGCTGGGGACCGAGAACCATTGATCTTGATATCCTTTTCTATGGGGATCTGATTATCAGGCAGAGTAAATTAACGATTCCCCATCCGGCGATTGCCGACCGTGGTTTTGTCCTGTATCCTTTACAGGAAATTGCTGCGTCATTCATCCATCCTGAACTCGGAGAGAGTATTGCCTCCCTGGTTTGCCATTTCCAGCAGCGGCACCAGGGGGAAGTTCCACCGGTTGTCGTGTTGCAGAAAGTAATCCTGAATACTGTGTCTTGCGGATAA
- the yedF gene encoding sulfurtransferase-like selenium metabolism protein YedF yields MSNIYLDVRGKACPQPVVETKKALDQVAEGMITVHLNAEPSAVNVSRFAISQGCTVTRKEEADGSITLEIIKGFSCEIPASQPTSTAVQPAGNLVIYINDQYMGKGDVQLGKILMKAFLKTLIEVSIKPRHLIFVNSAVYLTCAGSEELATITTLEQEGTTILSCGTCLDFYHLKDRLQVGQMSNMFEIASLLLEATQVVTP; encoded by the coding sequence ATGAGCAACATCTATCTGGATGTACGGGGCAAGGCCTGCCCGCAGCCGGTTGTTGAAACCAAAAAAGCCCTCGATCAGGTTGCCGAGGGGATGATCACTGTCCACCTGAATGCGGAACCGTCGGCCGTCAACGTCAGCCGTTTTGCCATCAGCCAGGGATGTACGGTCACTCGCAAGGAGGAAGCGGATGGCAGCATCACGCTGGAAATCATCAAAGGCTTCAGCTGTGAGATCCCGGCGAGCCAGCCAACGTCGACAGCAGTGCAACCAGCTGGCAACCTGGTCATCTATATCAACGACCAGTATATGGGCAAAGGGGATGTCCAGCTGGGAAAAATCCTGATGAAAGCCTTTCTGAAAACCCTGATTGAAGTTTCCATCAAACCTCGCCACCTTATCTTTGTCAACAGTGCCGTGTATTTGACCTGCGCCGGCTCTGAAGAACTTGCAACCATTACAACCCTGGAACAGGAAGGCACCACCATTCTTTCCTGCGGCACCTGCCTTGACTTTTACCACCTGAAAGACCGTCTCCAGGTGGGGCAGATGTCCAACATGTTTGAGATTGCCTCTCTGCTGCTGGAAGCTACCCAGGTAGTCACTCCATGA
- a CDS encoding DUF3343 domain-containing protein yields the protein MHTYLLFDSIHQVMKAESLLKTAGIDTDLVPVPKEISSDCGMCVAFRQNDLQLIMAALSHHPFSCTVRIYRRAAPQGYNLIADLPPASS from the coding sequence ATGCACACCTATCTGTTGTTCGACTCCATCCACCAGGTTATGAAAGCTGAATCCCTGCTAAAAACCGCAGGGATTGACACTGATCTGGTTCCCGTACCAAAAGAGATCAGCTCCGACTGCGGCATGTGCGTCGCCTTTCGCCAAAACGACCTGCAGCTGATCATGGCCGCCCTGTCCCATCATCCCTTTTCCTGCACGGTACGCATTTATCGCCGGGCTGCACCACAGGGCTACAACCTGATAGCAGACCTGCCTCCCGCATCATCCTGA
- a CDS encoding twin-arginine translocase TatA/TatE family subunit, with the protein MFGIGMPELIIILVIILIIFGTGKLPEIGGALGKGIRNFRKASHEKPEEIDVTPENGSGSTDARKESDSAGNG; encoded by the coding sequence ATGTTTGGTATAGGCATGCCTGAGCTGATCATTATCCTGGTTATTATCCTGATCATTTTCGGGACCGGTAAACTGCCGGAAATCGGCGGCGCCCTGGGCAAAGGGATCCGCAATTTCAGAAAAGCGTCGCATGAAAAACCGGAAGAGATTGATGTGACGCCGGAGAACGGCAGCGGATCAACGGATGCCCGGAAAGAGTCCGATTCGGCCGGCAACGGGTAG